TGGCTGTGTGATGCTAAACATGGTAAAGCTTCTTCTCTGTGCTTTGAGGGTTTTTCCAGTGGAGAGTATTATCTGGAGGCTTTTCAGAAAGCCAAGGTGCAAGTTATCGGCAGTCTTCGGCTGCTGCCGAGGGAGGGAGACAGCCGCTGGATTCCTCCCCGTCGCGGCGTTTTTCGCCTTGATGTTGATTTCTCCTTCCACGAAGTGAGTGGCGCTGCAGGTGCTGGTTTCCTAGTGCGTGACTGGACTAGTTCGATGGTTGCAGCGACTGCACACCGCGTGGGGCGAACCGAGGGTGAGCTGCAGGCAATGTTGTTGGGTATTGGCTTTTGTCTTGAGAATGATTTTGGTCCGATTTTGCTCTATTCTGATTCTATATTGGCAATTCATGTGGTTCATGAAGATTACAAAGGCATGGATTCTTTATGTGATGATCTTTTTGAGGCGTTTGTGGTAGCTAAGGATAGGATTGTTGTGGATTTTAGACATGTTCGCCGAGAGGCGAATAGGGCCGCTCATAGTCTAGCGAATTTCGCTGCTTGGTCTGATGGTGTAATGATCTGGAAGCAAGATTTTCCTGTCTGGCTTACGGATATTATTCATCAGGATTTGATATAATATGTTTATGTGGTTTtcctcctcaaaaaaaaaaaaaaactttaaatgaaggataaataaaTTTACATTATTTGGgggttatgtatttaatttgagattatagggtaaaatagttaatttataataattattattttatatatgaaattataatgattaaaATGGAGGCTATGAATAGAACCGCTCATTATTTTGGTGTCATTTTACTTAAGTCGATTCTAAATACCCCATATTTTATCCACTATAACCCCTTATTTTATCTCTTTAGTCTTTATAGTTCCAAAGTAAATATCTAACTTTTATTTGTTAACCGATTATTACAATTAACAAATACTCAACACCAAATAATTATAGGTACAAATTACTTGAATACTCGAGACCATATTATCAACTCTAGAAAAAATGAGTGTGAATTTCCTCAAACACAAGACAAAAATTGTTGAATTGCaatttttgttctttttccATCCATTAACGGGGTGTTCGTTTTATAGGATTAGATAGAATTAATTTAATGATTATGCCgaagctcaaaaagaaaatttaagaCTATGCCATATAGAATTAGTCATGAGTTATAAGTCTTAGGCCTAcctcttaacaaaaataattttaatctcAGATAATTTCAATTCAATCTCAAATAACCTAACAATTTAATCTTGAGCAAGTGAACATTCCCCCATAATTTAAGGTAAAGTTAAAAGGGGCGCAATTGTAATTCGCCCTAAATACAGAGTTGGGATTTGGGAGATCACTTCTCAAATACTActtgaaaatttgaattcatCCAACTGACAAACCATGAGCTTCAAAATCTTCGTGAATGGCAGAAAACATCGATTTCTCGATTCAAAATCTATGGCAAGACGTAAGAGAACTAAGCCTAGGCGCCCCGCCCAACATTGACCGCCTACCctccccacccacccccctcgAGTTCCTCCGCCGCTACGTAGCCCCCAATAAACCATGCCTTATCTCCGCCGCCGTCCCTCACTGGCCCGCACTCTCCTTATGGCCCTCCACCAACTACCTCCGGACCACCCTCTCCACTACCCCCGTCTCTCTCCACCTCACCCCCACCGGCAAAGCCGACGCCCTCGCTCCCCACCCCTCCGCCCCCTCCACCCTCTGCTTCGCTTCCGCCCACGTTGAAACCCTTCCGTTCCCTCAAGCTCTGGACTCAGTTTTCGCGTCGGATAACGAGAAGAATAAAGTGGCGTATCTGCAGCAGCAGAACGACTGCTTCCGCCGCGAGTACGGAGCCCTGGCGGCGGATTGCGAGGACCACGTGCCGTGGGCGACGGCGGCGCTGGGCTGCGCGCCAGAGGCGGTTAATTTTTGGGTCGGAAACAATTCCTCCGAAACCTCATTCCATAAGGATCACTACGAAAATCTCTATGTTGTGATCACGGGGGAAAAGCGATTTCTTTTGCTGCCGCCTACTGATTTTCATAGAACGTATGTACGCGAATATCCTGCCGCCAAGTATCTATATCATCAGGTGATTTTATCCTTTTTCTGGATTGTTGAATGATCGCCTCGTCTAGAAGCTTAAGTTGATATTGGATGTGATTGATTACAGTAGTGAATGGAGCTGCATTACAGTAATTTGTGCACTCTTGAGAATTAGGGTTCATCTTGTTCCTTTAGAGGTGGAGTGGGTAAATTGAGATGTGATGGATTAGGGTTACGAATTGATGGCTTTTGCGTTGTTGGATTCTTTGAATGCATTGTATTTTGTTATTGTGTTTCTTGTATGCGAACTGATTGCAACAACGAATGCAGCTGGAGTTAGAGTAATGTGTGCAGTCTTGAGAATTAGGGTTCATATTGTTCTTTAGGAATAGAAGTAGAGTGCTGGATTGTTGGAAATCAAGAGTCTTTAGTAGAGTTGAACTTGAAAGGAACAAATTTGCATATTCTTCTGATAATGTTTCTCGGTTTTGTATAAGAAAATGAGTATAGCAGAAGGGATCCAGCTACGAACGTAAATTTGGAATTCTTTTGAAGTAATGGTGTTCATAAATTTGGAATTCTTTTGAAGTAATGGTGTTTGTGTATCACAGGATAGTGGAGAGTTTTCACTGGAGTTAGAGGATCCAGCTACGAACGTGCCATGGTGTAGTGTGGATCCATATCCTTCACCTCAGGAAAAACGGagagaaatggagaagtttCCCCTGTATTTCAACGGGCCAAAGCCATTTGAAGTTTCTGTTAAGGCGGGCGAGATGCTTTATTTGTGAGCTTTTCCTTCTCATCCTCGTTTCTTTTCCTCAGTTATTATAGGTTGAATCTTGCACTACTTTGAGCAGAGTAAGATTATCCTTTTGTTCTGGTTCTTACCTTTTCATTGTGTGTTTAATCCTCAATTATAGGTATTATGACATTCTTGATATGGAGTTAGCATATACGCGAGTTTTCTTTGAGTGCTTCAAAGAAAGTCCTGCTGGCAATAATCTTGTGGACTTCGTCTATGATTAGATTAATTGATCATAAAGTTGTTGTGCAGGCCTAGCATGTGGTTTCATCACGTTAGACAAATCCCAGATGACGCACGGCTCACTATTGCTATAAACTACTGTATGAACCTCTAAACCTCTTATGTGTTCATCTTTTGATATGTTAGACATGAGATCTGAAAGTGGTCTTACCTGACAGGGTATGATATGCAATTCGATGTCAAATACGCCTACTTCAACTTCCTTCAATCTATTCCCTATACATTATCCAAGGATCCATCACTGTGTAAATTGAGAAATGGCGAAGCTCATCTTGACATATCTTCGTGCAACTCAGGTACTCAAGTGTCTCGCGACACTAGAGGTGTCGGTGATGATGAAAACGACTAATTGAGGCCGAGTTGGATGTATTGTGGTCTTTGTGATGAGCAGCAACAGAATGTTGAAAACAAAATGGATCGAGGAGCATGTTCAGGTTTGGATACCGTGCTGCCGAACCGACATAGTTTCTTGTTGATTCAGACAGTAGAGACACAGAAGCTCGATTCCCTGCAGAAGTGGAGTGCAGCAAGCCATTTTTGCCAGCTTAACAAACGAGGCTCCTGCTGTTGAATTTTCTCTGCACTTTGATTAACAGTTTTTTCTCTGGTTACTAAGCATGATTTGGAATAGATGATTTCTCTACACTTTCCAATTACTCGTATAATAGAGTATATCCAAAAGATGTGCGTTCAAAATTGTGTTCAAAAGATGAGGCACCAAATCTTTCTTTAGTAGAAATCTATCTTTTAAGTATGGGTTGTTTGTGCCGATGAGGCCTCGCTCAAGTGGCAAAGCTGAAACATCCaaactctcatttgtgagagaTGTTGGGTTCTATTCTGCTTGTGTGCGGGTAGTTTTGCCATTTTTGTGTGGTGGAGAGGTCTCGCTTTCGTGCGAgttacttatttgattatataataggatacttcttgtaattttaaaaatgaaaagtatgggttgttgatgtgtgtattttagttacctagtttagtgtgtaTTTACTATGGTTTTATGtgattttacatggtttgtgATATTTTGGATGTAGGAATTAAACGAAATTTGGAGATGATCTTGTGGATGAAAGAATTTCAAGAAAGAAGAGAAGTTTGATGTAAAATTataagattattattattattattatataataatatattttataattaagcaTTAGTTGGCGAGATTTGTTAGATGGGCTAAGAATTTGATTTATACTACTTTGGCCCATTAAACAAGATATAGTGGGACGGGCAGTAGGTTTATTTAGGGAGATTAGG
The genomic region above belongs to Salvia miltiorrhiza cultivar Shanhuang (shh) chromosome 5, IMPLAD_Smil_shh, whole genome shotgun sequence and contains:
- the LOC130987109 gene encoding lysine-specific demethylase JMJ32 — protein: MAENIDFSIQNLWQDVRELSLGAPPNIDRLPSPPTPLEFLRRYVAPNKPCLISAAVPHWPALSLWPSTNYLRTTLSTTPVSLHLTPTGKADALAPHPSAPSTLCFASAHVETLPFPQALDSVFASDNEKNKVAYLQQQNDCFRREYGALAADCEDHVPWATAALGCAPEAVNFWVGNNSSETSFHKDHYENLYVVITGEKRFLLLPPTDFHRTYVREYPAAKYLYHQDSGEFSLELEDPATNVPWCSVDPYPSPQEKRREMEKFPLYFNGPKPFEVSVKAGEMLYLPSMWFHHVRQIPDDARLTIAINYWYDMQFDVKYAYFNFLQSIPYTLSKDPSLCKLRNGEAHLDISSCNSGTQVSRDTRGVGDDEND